The genomic stretch GCGGCGACGGCTCGCTCGGAACCGACCGTGAGGGCTTCCTTGAGTCCGGCGGCGATGGTGGCTTCGTCCATATCGCTGCCGGCGCCGTTGGTCGACAGAGCCCGCAGTACGTTGCCGGCCAGCTCGCCGCCCGTCATTTCCGCACAGCCGGCCAGAAGCACAAGCAGGATAAGGGAACACAGGCTGAGAAAAACGGATGGGCGCATGGGAATCTCCTGGAAAAGGGTGAACGATCTGGTTGTCCTTAAAGAAAAGATACCCATATCTCAGAGAAAAAAACAGGGTCAAGCAGCAATAGTTTACAACATAGCACACCGGTTTTAATCTGACGACCGGACAGCGACATCCGCGATTATTGGTGGAAAAATTTCGATATGGTGCCTCTCGGGGTTGACTTTTGGTATCCAGATAGGGCAAAAACGAACAAGTTTTCTTGCACAGGTTTCACCACAGGCAAGCCCGTGCTCACCATATTCCAACGGTGTTACGTCGTTTATGAACGCTATCTGGTTGACAACCCAAGAACAGCGCCGCCTCAGGCGCCGCAAACGCCGACTGCAGCTTTCGGTCCTCCTCTTTTTTCTGGCGCTGCCGGGTCTCCTGCTGACGGCGCTGCCCCGTTCTTCATCCTCTGCTCTTCCGGGCCCTGGCTTTGACGCCAGCTCTCCTGTCCTGTCGCCAACTCCGATTGTCGAGGCCCCGGCCCCGCCGCCCGTGCCGGATCATATTCGCAGTCGCGATATCGCGCCCGGCGACACCCTGAGTTCGATCTTCGACCTGGTGGGGATAGGTCAGAGCACCATGTATCAGATTCTGGCCGCTGACGAACAGCTGTTGGCTCTCGATACCCTTCGCCCCGGCAACCGGCTGACTTTTACCCTCGATGAGCAAACCGGCGAGTTGGCCAACATGGAGCTCTATATCCACCCGGGTAAGAGGGTGATGTATCACCGTGTGGATGGAGCGACCTTTGATTACGAGGAGATCGTCCTGCCGGGTGAATGGATGCCAGAGTTTCTGGATGGCACCATCAGCGGCAGTTTTTATCTGTCGGCCAAAAATGTCGGCCTGAGTGAAAATGAAACGGTCAACATCGCTGACCTCTTTCGTGACCAGCTCAACTTTGCTCGGGATATCCGTGCCGGCGACACCTTTCAGGTCGTGCGCAGCCAGCAGTTCGTCAACGGGGAATGGACGGGGCAGAGCCGAATCGAAGGGGTACGCCTTTTTCGGGGCAAGCGGCTCTACAGCGCCTTCCTCTTCGAGGACGGCAACTATTACGATCACAAGGGGGAAAGTCTGGCCCGCGCCTTCAGGCGTTATCCCACGCAGGGCCAGTATCGTGTCAGTTCTGCCTTCAGTCGGACCCGCCGTCATCCCGTCACTGGACGGGTGTCTCCCCATAACGGCGTCGATTTCGCCATGCCCACCGGCACTCCGGTGCTGGCCACGGGCGATGGTGTGGTCACCCGTGTGCAGAATCACCCTTTTGCCGGCAAATACGTCGAGATCCAGCACGGCAGCCATTACACCACCCGCTACCTGCACCTGAGCCGGTCTCTCGTCAGGCGGGGTCAGACAGTGCAGCGGGGTCAGCGCATCGCTCTTTCGGGCAACACCGGTCGTTCTACCGGGCCTCACCTGCATTTCGAGCTGCACACCAAGGGCCGTCCGGTCAATCCCCTTACGGCCAGCATCCCCATGGCCTCGGCCGTGCCCAAAGGCAAGCTGGCCCAGTTTAACGAACGGGTCAATGAGGTGGTGGCCCTGATGGCGGTTCCCTCCCAGCGCATCGCCCAGCCGGCGGTGGCATCGGATTCGCCCAGGCAGTTGGCCGAGCAGGCCCATCAGACGGCGACGGTCGCAGCGCCATCCTCCTGAGCCGCTGCCCCTGCCGAGGCAGGCAACGCCGGTTGTCCCTTTACACAAAAAAGAGGGCTGCACCTGTTGGGGTACAGCCCTCTTTCTCTGTTTGGCGGGAGCAGATGGGAATCGAACCCACCGGGGACGGGATACGCCCCCCACCGGTTTTGAAGACCGGGAGCGTCACCAGACTACTACCTACTCCCTTAAGGTGACGGAAATTTATTCTCAGGGGCGGATGATGCGCCCCGCTTTGCTAAGCGTTTCCACGGTGTCGAGCATGTTGGTCGCCCGCCCGACCGCAAGGCTTTCCTTCAGGTCGAAGAATTCGAGACAGAGTCCACAGGAGGCGATGTCGGCTCCCCGGTCGGCGAGGCGCGCCAGCGCTTCGAGAACGTCCGAACCCTTTGTGGTCAGTTTGACGCCAGCGTTGACAAAATAGAGCGCATCGGGAACGGGATTGATCTCGAGCAGGGTAAAGATGAAGTTTTTCATCAAAATATGCCCGAGTTCATCGTCGCCGCTGCCCATTTTGTCCGAACTGACGAAGACCACGGTTTTGCCGTGGACGGCCGGTTCCGAGGTGGCGGCTTCCTGTATTGCCCCTGCGGTGATTTCCAGCGCGAAGCCCCCTTCGGTTGCGGTAGCGATGACGGAGCGCCCTAAGCTTTCGGCTAGACGGCTTACGTTTTGACGGGCAGTCTCGTCGCTGACCAGAACGCGTTGGCTGGCGGCGGGGTTGGCCAGCAGGACCTTGCGTGTCTCTATCACCGGCTGGGGGCATTTTTTGCCGCGGCAATCCAGGGTGTCCATGGTTGTTCCTCTCGAATCCGTTTAAAACGCTGCTATACTAGTCTCTCGTTGCGTGATTTGCAAGCAGGTTTTGCCCTTTGTAAAGGAGTGGTCAAGATGGCTCGTTGGACAGGTGTTCTGGTGCTGCTGGTGGTGATGATGGCGCTGCCGGTCCAAGCGGAGGAGACGGCGGTGACGCAGAGCCGCGCCCTCGTGGGCGCCTTCATGGTGGAGTTGAAGGGGGAGTTGGAGTCGGCGATCCGCTCTCAGGGGCCAGCCGAGGCGGTGAGTGTCTGCCAGCGCCGGGCCCCGGCCATTGCCGCGCGGCTATCCCAGGAATCAGGCGGGAAGGTTGCCCGCACCAGCCTGTGGCTGCGCAATCCGGCCAATGCTCCGGATGCCTGGGAGCGACAGGTACTGGAGCGTTTCGAACAGCTGCGGGAGCAGGGGATGGATCCGACCTCTCTGGAGTATAGTGAGGTGGTGTCGACTGATGGTCGATCGGAGCTGCGGTACATGAAGGCCATTCCCACGGGTTCGATCTGCCTGCTCTGCCATGGCCAGGATATCGATGCCGATGTACAGAAAGCGTTGACGCGTCTTTACCCGCAGGATCAGGCGACAGGGTTTTCGCCGGGCGATATCCGTGGCGCCTTCACGGTAACAAGACCATTGAACGGTAAGGGGGAGTGACCATGCGAAAATTGTTGGGAGTGATCGCGCTGGCCTTGGCGCTGGCTGGCTGCGGGGACCGGGCCAAGGATCTCTATGAGACCGCCGTGCTGGAGGAGAAACAGTTCAATCAGACCCAGGCCGTGCGGCTGTACACGGAATTGGTGGAAAAATATCCGGCTTCCTCTTATGCCGCGCGGGCTCAGGAAAGACTGAAGGAGCTGGCCGCTGAGGAACAGCAGCCCTGATTTA from Desulfuromonas sp. KJ2020 encodes the following:
- a CDS encoding peptidoglycan DD-metalloendopeptidase family protein; its protein translation is MNAIWLTTQEQRRLRRRKRRLQLSVLLFFLALPGLLLTALPRSSSSALPGPGFDASSPVLSPTPIVEAPAPPPVPDHIRSRDIAPGDTLSSIFDLVGIGQSTMYQILAADEQLLALDTLRPGNRLTFTLDEQTGELANMELYIHPGKRVMYHRVDGATFDYEEIVLPGEWMPEFLDGTISGSFYLSAKNVGLSENETVNIADLFRDQLNFARDIRAGDTFQVVRSQQFVNGEWTGQSRIEGVRLFRGKRLYSAFLFEDGNYYDHKGESLARAFRRYPTQGQYRVSSAFSRTRRHPVTGRVSPHNGVDFAMPTGTPVLATGDGVVTRVQNHPFAGKYVEIQHGSHYTTRYLHLSRSLVRRGQTVQRGQRIALSGNTGRSTGPHLHFELHTKGRPVNPLTASIPMASAVPKGKLAQFNERVNEVVALMAVPSQRIAQPAVASDSPRQLAEQAHQTATVAAPSS
- a CDS encoding DUF3365 domain-containing protein; the protein is MARWTGVLVLLVVMMALPVQAEETAVTQSRALVGAFMVELKGELESAIRSQGPAEAVSVCQRRAPAIAARLSQESGGKVARTSLWLRNPANAPDAWERQVLERFEQLREQGMDPTSLEYSEVVSTDGRSELRYMKAIPTGSICLLCHGQDIDADVQKALTRLYPQDQATGFSPGDIRGAFTVTRPLNGKGE
- the yedF gene encoding sulfurtransferase-like selenium metabolism protein YedF, giving the protein MDTLDCRGKKCPQPVIETRKVLLANPAASQRVLVSDETARQNVSRLAESLGRSVIATATEGGFALEITAGAIQEAATSEPAVHGKTVVFVSSDKMGSGDDELGHILMKNFIFTLLEINPVPDALYFVNAGVKLTTKGSDVLEALARLADRGADIASCGLCLEFFDLKESLAVGRATNMLDTVETLSKAGRIIRP